One region of Gemmatimonadota bacterium genomic DNA includes:
- a CDS encoding lipoate--protein ligase family protein produces the protein MAVCFGAAAPGEVVVGGRKLVGSAQRCERRSVLQHGSVLLGGGQERVFELLVGAERGARAFPAARPITLEELLGSPPEWPVLVAALRAGFQEMLGIRLARQRPSREERDRARRLAAVYRSAAWTERRRSLGTAGRR, from the coding sequence TGGGCGGGCGGAAGCTGGTGGGCAGCGCGCAGCGCTGCGAGCGGCGCTCGGTATTGCAGCACGGGTCCGTGCTGCTCGGGGGCGGACAGGAGCGGGTGTTCGAGCTGCTCGTCGGGGCGGAGCGGGGCGCGCGGGCATTCCCGGCCGCCCGGCCGATCACACTCGAGGAGTTGCTCGGCTCGCCACCCGAGTGGCCTGTGCTAGTCGCCGCCTTGCGCGCCGGCTTCCAGGAAATGCTGGGCATTCGTCTTGCGCGCCAGCGGCCGTCCCGCGAGGAGCGGGATCGGGCAAGGCGGCTGGCGGCGGTGTACCGCTCGGCGGCATGGACAGAGCGCCGCCGGTCTCTGGGAACGGCTGGCCGGAGGTGA